One Aphelocoma coerulescens isolate FSJ_1873_10779 chromosome 6, UR_Acoe_1.0, whole genome shotgun sequence DNA window includes the following coding sequences:
- the LOC138112755 gene encoding uncharacterized protein, whose amino-acid sequence MYELDGNKSLPWTNEATQAFDQLKKALMSAPALGLPDVSKPFLLFSHEKQGIALGILAQDLGPYRQAVAYLSKQLDAAAKGWPGCLRAVAAVAINIQEACKFTLGQKMTVLVSHTLSAGLEAKEGHWLSPQRFLKYQAILVEQDVEIVVTNIVNPASFLSGNLGEPVIHDCLETIKATYSNRPDLKDIPLKGAETWFTDGSSYVISGKRHAGYAVTTSREVIEAGPLPTNTSAPKAEIIALTRALELAKKKKINIYTDSRYAFGVVHAHGAIWKERGLLNSQGKSIKHAPEILKLLDMVQLPEKEAILHIKAHQKSFAEKTLELQWEGPFQVLLTTFTAIKIKEQKAWIHHSWVKKAPEGVWENDSPTEKIRFVGEELSTLNGKNVLVVEDIIETGRTMNALLSKIKDKKTKKRMVKVVRFSNATSVASILE is encoded by the exons ATGTATGAACTGGATG GAAACAAGAGCCTGCCGTGGACAAACGAAGCAACACAGGCTTTCGACCAACTGAAGAAGgccctcatgtcagctccagccctgggacttCCAGACGTGAGTAAACCATTCTTGTTGTTTTCTCATGAAAAGCAAGGGATTGCCTTGGGAATACTGGCACAAGACTTGGGCCCCTATCGGCAGGCAGTAGCCTACCTTTCCAAACAGCTGGATGCAGCTGCCAAGGGATGGCCAGGGTGCCTCAGAGCCGTTGCAGCAGTGGCAATAAACATCCAAGAGGCATGCAAATTCACCTTGGGCCAGAAAATGACTGTGCTAGTGTCTCATACACTATCTGCAGGCCTGGAGGCCAAAGAGGGCCATTGGCTCTCCCCTCAGCGATTCCTGAAGTACCAGGCCATACTGGTAGAACAAGATGTTGAAATTGTGGTGACTAACATTGTGAACCCAGCTTCAttcctcagtgggaatctgggAGAACCGGTGATCCATGACTGCCTGGAGACAATCAAGGCCACTTACTCCAATCGCCCAGATCTGAAGGACATCCCTCTCAAGGGTGCTGAGACCTGGTTCACTGATGGAAGCAGTTATGTTATCAGTGGAAAAAGACATGCTGGATATGCCGTTACCACCAGCCGAGAGGTAATAGAGGCTGGACCATtgccaacaaacacctctgcaccaaaggctgaaataattgcTCTAACCCGAGCCTTAgaattggcaaaaaaaaagaagattaatATTTATACAGATTCAAGGTATGCATTTGGGGTGGTTCATGCACATGGAGCCATTTGGAAGGAGAGAGGACTGTTAAACTCACAAGGGAAGAGTATCAAGCATGCACCAGAAATACTGAAGTTATTGGACATGGTTCAGTTACCTGAGAAGGAAGCTATCCTGCACATCAAAGCACACCAAAAA TCTTTTGCAGAGAAGACTTTGGAACTGCAGTGGGAAGGACCGTTCCAGGTActcctcaccaccttcactgcAATCAAGATCAAAGAGCAGAAGGCCTGGATTCATCACTCCTGGGTGAAGAAAGCCCCTGAGGGAGTTTGGGAG AATGATTCACCTACAGAAAAAATCCGTTTTGTTGGAGAGGAACTGTCTACACTAAATGGGAAG AATGTGTTAGTAGTAGAG gACATTATTGAGACTGGTAGAACAATGAATGCActgctttcaaaaataaaagacaagaaaacaaaaaaaaggatggTAAAAGTTGTAAG GTTTTCTAACGCCACCTCAGTTGCCTCAATACTGGAATGA